In Anaerolineales bacterium, the genomic window CCGGCTCCAGCGCCCGCCACAGCCGCTCAGGGGTGATGGGGATCACGTCAACACTCGCGCCGCAGGCATCGAACACAGCATTGCCGATCGCCGGGGCCACCCCGTCCAGCGGGATTTCGCCGGCGGCCTTCACGCCGAAGGGGTGCGAAGGCTCAATGGTCTCGACGAAGATGGTCTCCAGCGCCGGCATCTCGTCGGCGGCGAAGATATGGTAGTCACGAAGGTCGGTTTCGCGCGGCCGGCCCTGTGCATCATAGATCATCTCCTCGCACACGGCATAGCCCAGTGCCTGGGTCATCCCGCCCTCGATCTGGCCGGAGGCGGTCAGCGGGTTGATGATCACCCCGGCGTCGACGGCGATGACCAGGCGGTCGACCTGGATCTGGCCGGTGTCGATGTCGACGGTGACCTCGGCGAACTGGGCGGCAAATGGCGGCGGCGCCACCGGAGACATGTACGATCCCACCCCCATGATCTGCTCCTGGTCCTCGTGGTGCAAGGAGTTCAGGGCGATCTGGGTCATGCTGACCGATCGGCCATCGGGGGACCATGCCTGTCGGTCGGCCAAGCGGATCTCGTCCGCGCCGATCTCCGCCACGCCGGCCGCGGACAACAGCCGGGCCGCCCGCCGGCGAATCTGTTCTCCCGCCATCTGCGCCGCCCGGATGACGGCGGTGCCGGAGATGTAGGTGGTGCTCGAGGCGTAGGCGCCCTTATCGAAGGGGGTGAAATCCGTGTCGGACGAGTGTACGAGGATGTCCTCAACCAGGATCCCCAGCACCTCAGCCGCCTGTTGCGCCAGCACCGTGTCCGAGCCGGTTCCAATATCGGTGGCGCCGACAAGCAGATTGAAGGAGCCGTCTTCGTTCATCTTGAGGCTGGCTCCCCCCATGTCGAGATAGGGGATGGCGGTTCCCTGCATCACGGTCGCCACGCCGATGCCCCGCCGCAGGTGCGGCTTCCCCGGCAGCGTGTGCCACCCGGGGTTGTCATGCTTGTCCTGCCAACCGATAGCGGCCGCCCCGAGCCGAACGCAGTCCGCCAAGCCGCAGGTGTTGATGATCTCTGGTCGCGGCTCTCGCCCCTCCGACCAGACGGCGCTGAAAGGATGCACCTCGCCCGCCCGGAGGGCATTCTGCAGGCGGAAGGCCAGCGGATCCAGGCCAAGGGCATGGGCGATCTTCGCCATCTGGCGCTCGACCGGCCAGAAACCCTGCGGGACGCCGTAGCCGCGAAAAGCGCCGGCCGGCGGCGTGTTGGTGTAGACGACATCGGCATGGAAGCGGATGTTCGGGGACTGCCGGTACTTGCCGTCGCCGACGTACAGGGCCATCGCCTTGTGGCCGGTGTTGCCGGCGACCGTCAGGCCGTGGCAACCGTAGGCGCCGGTGTCACTCAGGCAGTACATCTCGTGGGCGGTGATCGTCCCGTCGCGCTTGACGCCGGTGCGAAGCCTGAAGCGCATCGGGTGGCGCGAACGGGAGGCGAAGAACTCCTCGGCGCGGGTGTACTCGAAGCGAACCGGCCGACCGGTAGCGATCGTCAGGTGGGCAGCCACATCCTCGATCAGGACCTCTTGCTTTCCACCGAACCCGCCGCCGACGCGGGGCTTGATCACCCGAATGCGCTTCAGCGGCAGCCCGAGGACCGGCGCCAGCATGCGGCGCACATGGAAGGGCACTTGCGTGCTCGTGCGGATCACCAGGCGGTCATCCTCGTCCCAATACGTCACCACCACATGCGGTTCGATGGACGCCTGCTGGACTTTGGGGACGGCGTATTCCCCCTCGAAGATCTGGTCCGCTTCCCGGAACCCCTCATCCACATTGCCGATGTCGATGTGGATCTCCGCCGCGCGATTGATGCTCGGGTCCGATTCGGCGAAGTTGACATAGTCCGGCTGGTCATGGACGACGGGGGCGCCGGGCTGCATCGCCTGCGACGGATCGAGCAGAGCTGGCAGGACTTCGTAGTCAACTTGGATCAGTCCGAGCGCCTGCTCAGCGATGGCCTCGGTTTCGGCCGCTACAAACGCCACCCGGTCGCCAACGAAGCGCACCTTGGAGTCCAGCGAGACCGTGTCCAAGGGTGCGGGAAGCGGATCCGACTGGCCGGCGGTTGAGTAGGCCACGCGGGGGATATCCTGCCAGGTGAGCACTGCCGCCACTCCGGGCAACGCCCGGGCCGCGGTGACGTCGATCCGGCGGATGCGAGCATGGGCGTGGGGACTATGCAGGACCTTGGCCGTCAACATGCCCCGCATCTCGATGTCGGCGGTGAAGGCGGGCTTGCCCTGGGCCAGCTTGACGGCATCGACCTTCGGCTCGGGCTTGCCGATCACCGAGCGCGGCGCAGCCTGTGGCGGGACCTGGATGCGCGGCAGCAGCTGCAGCCGCGTCGCCAGGTCCCCGCGCCCGGCGCCTGAAGGCTCCGCCTCGCCGTCCGGCGGGGTGAAGAGATCAAACGGCGCCAGCAGGGGTCCGTCGATCGGCTCGACCGGTTCCCCTCGCAGCACCGCCGCTGCCCGCAGCACCGCCTGCACGGGCTTGATGTAGCCGGTACAGCGGCAGAGCACACCAGCCATCGCCTGGCGCACTTCGTCTTCGGATGGGTCGAGCGTGCGTTCGAGCAGCGCCCGAGCGGCGAGGATCATGGCCGGAGTGCAGTAGCCGCATTGAATAGCCCCGGTTTCCACGAAGGCCTGCTGCAACGGATCCAGCCCCGTGGACTGTCGCCAGCCCGGTGCCGGCTGATCGCCGACAGCCTCGATCGTCGTCACGTCGTGTCCGTCCGCCTGCCCGACCAGCATCACGCACGAGTTGACGATCACGCCGTCGAACAGCACGGAACATGCCCCGCACTCGCCGGTCTCGCACCCGTGCTTCACCCCGAACACCCCGAGGCGGTCCCGCAAGGCCTCGAGCAGCGTCGTTTCCGCCGGCACGTCGACTGCCGTTGGCTTCCCGTTCAACCGGAAGTTAACCATCATCGGGCCACCGCCTGCGCCAGGCGGCGCGTGAGCACGGCCGCCACGTGGGACCGATAAGCCGAAGAGGCCCATGCATCCCCGGCTTCGGCGTAGGCGGCGGCGGCCGCAGCGCCTGCCGCCTCCAGGTCGCCGCCTTGCAGCGCCTGTTCGGCGCGCAGGACGCGAGCCGGACGGCTGCCGTGACCGCCCAGTACGAGTCGGTATTCGGTTTGTCCCGCCTCGCCCAGCAGGCGGCCGAGGGCGGCACACACGATCGGACGGTCCTTCGGCGACCGGGCAACCTGCTCGTACTGCAGGCGCACCACCGGACGCAGGTCAATGCTCGTGATCAGCCTGCCGGACAGGCCTTCCGGCCTGGCGTCAAGCAGCGAATCCAGCGGAACGGCCGAATCACCTGGGGCAAGCCGAGCTGCGGCCTCCATCGCCAGCAGCACCGCCACCAGCGGCGAACGGCCGTCGCAGGCGACGATTGTGCCCGCCACAGTTGCCATGTTGCGCAGGTTGAGCGGTGCCTCGAGCCCGGCAGCAAGCACCAGAGCCGCCGGCAATCGAGGCGCGGACTCGACGAGCGCTTGCAGCTTCAGCGTGGCACCCAGCCGAATCCCCCCCTCGTCCACACTCAGTTGGTCGAGGGGAAGCCCCTGCAGGTCGATCACCAAGGCGAGCTCCCTCCGCTGCGGGGCAAGCGCTGTACCGCCTCCCAGCGGTTGACCCTGAGGGAGCAGGCGCAGCGCCTGTTCCAGTGAATCCGGTCGTTCGTATTCGATCGGGGTCATCTTGTGCGCCTTTCCGTCATCCACCTGCCCGACCCTGCTAATCCGGGTACACCTTCCAGCCGAGGCTTTCCAACGTCTGATCCTGCCCGGGCAGATCGGGCAGATCCACGAGCATCGCCTGCGCCTCAGCGGCCACCATGCCGTCGGGCAGAACGATCTGGCCGGTGGCGTGCGCCACCCGGCCGCGCCGGCTCACGAGGCGCCCCACCACCCGTAGGGGGGTGCCCGTCGGAACCGGCTGCCGGTAGCGGATCTCCAGTTTGGCCGTCATCATGAAACGGTTGCTGTCGCCTTCCATCGCGGCCCGTCCCACAGTCTCGTCCAACATCGAGGCCACGATGCCGCCGTGGACCACACCCGGGTAGCCTTGGAAGTGCTCGGGGGCAGAGTACTCGCAGGCGACCTCCCCGGGCCCGGTGCTGTAGAACGCCAGCCTCAACCCCACCGGGTTCTCCAGCCCACAGACGAAACAGTGGCGCGAATTTGGCTGCTTCAGCCTGGGGGCATCCATCATGCTGCTGCACGCATCCGAATCACTGGCTCACATCTCCCGGAGGGGGCTGAAAGTCTCAATCAGCAGGTGCGGATCGCCGCTGACGTCATACAGAATCGGGCAGGTGGCGCCGTGGCGCATGTACTCCTGAACCTTGCCTCGGGCTTCATCCGGCGTGCCCGAAGCCGTGATCCGTTCGACCAGCTCATCAGAAACCAGATGCTTGGCGCGCTGGATCTGCTCGTAGGTCGCCGGCCAGCCGAGGATCGCCTGGATCTTCTCGACCACCTCGGCGGAGACGCCGCTGGCCTGTGCAATATGGGGCTGCTGAGCCAAGTATTGCGCGAGAAGCTGGCGGGTGCTGTCCAGGGCTTGGGCGCGATCGGGGTGCACCGAGCACACAATCAGCTGCGGCCGGTCGATCTGGTCCAGCGAGCGTCCGGCCTGGCGCGCCCCGCGCTCGAGGGCCTCGATCGCCGGGTCGTTGTACTCCGGGGGAACGCAGTAGTTGAGCACCACGCCGTCGGCGATCTCGCCGGCCAGCTCCATCATCTTCATGCCGGTGGCGCCGATCAGGATCGGGACGTGGCGCGGCTCCCGACGACCGTGCACCACATCCAGCTCGATACCGTCGACATGGACGAATTCCCCATGGAAGGTAACCCGTTCCATGGCTAGCAAGCGGCGCAGCGTGAGCACCGTCTCCCGCATGGCCAGCAGGGGTTTCGTGCGCTGGATTCCGACATTCTTTGCCAGCGGGTCCCACCAAGCCCCGATACCGCACACGATGCGCCCTGGCGCCAGATCGTCCAGCGTGAGGAAGGTGGCGGCCAGCAAGCCGATGTTGCGAGTCCAGTTGTTGATTACCCCCGAGCCGACCTTGATCCGCTCGGTGACCGCAGCGTAGGCCGCCATGGGGACGATCGCATCTCGCACCAGCCGGGACTCTGCTTGCCAGACCGCCTCAAACCCGGCCTGCTCCGCCAGGCGGACATAGTCCAGCCCGTCGCGCAAATCGTGGGAATCTTGCAGGTACAAGGCAGCGCGCGCTTGGCTCATGGGCATCTCCTCATGCGCCGGGCTTGGCGCGGCAGTCAGGCCCTCCCGGAGCGCTGACCGGACGTTTGGCCGCTGAAGCGGCCCCCTCCGCTCGGGAGCAAGGCCTCACGGGAAGGCGTCGGCGTCCCTCACGCCTCGGTCCCTGCGAGTGGCGCCGGCTCCGACAACAGCCTCAAGTCCTCCGGGAGATCCAGGTCCAGCGCCAACGCCGGCAATTGGCAAACTCGCGGTTGGACGCCGGCTGCTTCCGCCAACTGCAGGTGGCGAAAGAAGCTGAGGGGTCCAAAGGCGTATTCTATCAAAGCGGGCGGCGCCAGCAGCAAGGCGTTCGTGCCCGAGCCATGGCGGTCGGGCGCAATGACGACGCAGGGAGGACCATCCACTAGGCCGGTCAGCTGATTGATCGCCTCGGGGGTTAGCCGCGGCAGGTCCGCCGGCAGCACGAGCACCTGCGCTGCGCCGCCACGCAGCGCTGCCTGCCGGGCATGGTTGAGTGCCTGGTTCAGGCCACCCTGAGGGGGATCCTCGACGAAGACCGTTTCCCAGTTGCAGGCCATGGCCCTGACGGCTGGGTCACCGCTGACGACGGCGATCCGGTCCACCGCCTCGGCCTGCGCCAGGCAGTCCAGGGTGTGGGTCAGCAGGCTCTTACTCAGCGCCTGGCGTTCCTCCACCCCGAGGGCGTGAGACAGCCTCGACTTCGATCGCCTCAGCGGTTTAACGGGAACCACGGCCCACACGGTCATGGGCTGGCGCTTCCGGCCGCCACGGCCTCTGCCAGGCGGAGCACGTCGCTGGCCAGAGCCGCCCGGGAATCGCCGTCCCGCATGATCGTGTTGGTGACCAGAGTGCGCACTCCCATACGCTCAATGGAGTCTGCCAGGGACGCATCGACCTGGTCGACGACAAATCCGGAGAGGATCGAGTGGAAGTGGGCGGCGACAGTCAGGGGGGTGGCGGGGAGGCCGAGCTCCAGGGCCATCTTGGCGGCCGGCCCCTTGAGCGCCCTGCCACCCACCAGGGGAGACACCCCAACCACCGTCTTGCCGTGCAGGAGCTCCCTGACGCCCGGGACGGCCAGGATTGGATCCAGACTGACCCAGGGATTCGATGGCCCCAGAATGACGATCGGCGCCGGAATGAGGGCTTCCACTACGCCGGAGGTCGGCCGAGCGGCCTCGACCCCTTCAAATCGGAAGCTACGGACGACCGGTTGGCAGCGGCGAGCGACGAAGTATTCCTGGAAGGGGAGTTCCCCGGCGTCGGTGCAGACGACGGTACGCACCGGATCGTCACTCATCGGCAGGACGGCCGGTCGTACGCCCAAGCCGGCGGCGATGCGGCGCGTGACCTCGCTGAGCGGCAATCCGGAGGCCAGCAGGGCAGTGCGCTCCATGTGAACGGCCAGGTCCCGATCGCCCAGGCGGAACCATGTCGGTCCCCCCAAACGCTCCAACGCCTCCAGGAAGCTCCAGGTCTCGTCCGC contains:
- a CDS encoding molybdopterin-dependent oxidoreductase is translated as MMVNFRLNGKPTAVDVPAETTLLEALRDRLGVFGVKHGCETGECGACSVLFDGVIVNSCVMLVGQADGHDVTTIEAVGDQPAPGWRQSTGLDPLQQAFVETGAIQCGYCTPAMILAARALLERTLDPSEDEVRQAMAGVLCRCTGYIKPVQAVLRAAAVLRGEPVEPIDGPLLAPFDLFTPPDGEAEPSGAGRGDLATRLQLLPRIQVPPQAAPRSVIGKPEPKVDAVKLAQGKPAFTADIEMRGMLTAKVLHSPHAHARIRRIDVTAARALPGVAAVLTWQDIPRVAYSTAGQSDPLPAPLDTVSLDSKVRFVGDRVAFVAAETEAIAEQALGLIQVDYEVLPALLDPSQAMQPGAPVVHDQPDYVNFAESDPSINRAAEIHIDIGNVDEGFREADQIFEGEYAVPKVQQASIEPHVVVTYWDEDDRLVIRTSTQVPFHVRRMLAPVLGLPLKRIRVIKPRVGGGFGGKQEVLIEDVAAHLTIATGRPVRFEYTRAEEFFASRSRHPMRFRLRTGVKRDGTITAHEMYCLSDTGAYGCHGLTVAGNTGHKAMALYVGDGKYRQSPNIRFHADVVYTNTPPAGAFRGYGVPQGFWPVERQMAKIAHALGLDPLAFRLQNALRAGEVHPFSAVWSEGREPRPEIINTCGLADCVRLGAAAIGWQDKHDNPGWHTLPGKPHLRRGIGVATVMQGTAIPYLDMGGASLKMNEDGSFNLLVGATDIGTGSDTVLAQQAAEVLGILVEDILVHSSDTDFTPFDKGAYASSTTYISGTAVIRAAQMAGEQIRRRAARLLSAAGVAEIGADEIRLADRQAWSPDGRSVSMTQIALNSLHHEDQEQIMGVGSYMSPVAPPPFAAQFAEVTVDIDTGQIQVDRLVIAVDAGVIINPLTASGQIEGGMTQALGYAVCEEMIYDAQGRPRETDLRDYHIFAADEMPALETIFVETIEPSHPFGVKAAGEIPLDGVAPAIGNAVFDACGASVDVIPITPERLWRALEP
- a CDS encoding FAD binding domain-containing protein; its protein translation is MDDGKAHKMTPIEYERPDSLEQALRLLPQGQPLGGGTALAPQRRELALVIDLQGLPLDQLSVDEGGIRLGATLKLQALVESAPRLPAALVLAAGLEAPLNLRNMATVAGTIVACDGRSPLVAVLLAMEAAARLAPGDSAVPLDSLLDARPEGLSGRLITSIDLRPVVRLQYEQVARSPKDRPIVCAALGRLLGEAGQTEYRLVLGGHGSRPARVLRAEQALQGGDLEAAGAAAAAAYAEAGDAWASSAYRSHVAAVLTRRLAQAVAR
- a CDS encoding PaaI family thioesterase — encoded protein: MGLRLAFYSTGPGEVACEYSAPEHFQGYPGVVHGGIVASMLDETVGRAAMEGDSNRFMMTAKLEIRYRQPVPTGTPLRVVGRLVSRRGRVAHATGQIVLPDGMVAAEAQAMLVDLPDLPGQDQTLESLGWKVYPD
- a CDS encoding LLM class flavin-dependent oxidoreductase, with product MSQARAALYLQDSHDLRDGLDYVRLAEQAGFEAVWQAESRLVRDAIVPMAAYAAVTERIKVGSGVINNWTRNIGLLAATFLTLDDLAPGRIVCGIGAWWDPLAKNVGIQRTKPLLAMRETVLTLRRLLAMERVTFHGEFVHVDGIELDVVHGRREPRHVPILIGATGMKMMELAGEIADGVVLNYCVPPEYNDPAIEALERGARQAGRSLDQIDRPQLIVCSVHPDRAQALDSTRQLLAQYLAQQPHIAQASGVSAEVVEKIQAILGWPATYEQIQRAKHLVSDELVERITASGTPDEARGKVQEYMRHGATCPILYDVSGDPHLLIETFSPLREM
- the cofC gene encoding 2-phospho-L-lactate guanylyltransferase, encoding MTVWAVVPVKPLRRSKSRLSHALGVEERQALSKSLLTHTLDCLAQAEAVDRIAVVSGDPAVRAMACNWETVFVEDPPQGGLNQALNHARQAALRGGAAQVLVLPADLPRLTPEAINQLTGLVDGPPCVVIAPDRHGSGTNALLLAPPALIEYAFGPLSFFRHLQLAEAAGVQPRVCQLPALALDLDLPEDLRLLSEPAPLAGTEA
- the cofD gene encoding 2-phospho-L-lactate transferase — translated: MKVVALAGGVGGARLADGLRRQLPTGELTVVVNTADDFEHLGLRISPDLDTVTYTLAGLENPETGWGRADETWSFLEALERLGGPTWFRLGDRDLAVHMERTALLASGLPLSEVTRRIAAGLGVRPAVLPMSDDPVRTVVCTDAGELPFQEYFVARRCQPVVRSFRFEGVEAARPTSGVVEALIPAPIVILGPSNPWVSLDPILAVPGVRELLHGKTVVGVSPLVGGRALKGPAAKMALELGLPATPLTVAAHFHSILSGFVVDQVDASLADSIERMGVRTLVTNTIMRDGDSRAALASDVLRLAEAVAAGSASP